The DNA sequence CAGCTGGTCGGCCGGGCCGACACCGGAAAGCAGCAGCAGCTGCGGCGAGTTGTACGCCCCCGCCGAGAGGATGACCTCGCGCTCGGCGTGCAGCGTGAGCTCCTCGTCGACCTGCCGCCCGGTGACGCCGATCGCGCGGCCGTTCTCGATCAGCACGCGGTAGACCTGGTAGTTCTTGATCAGCGTCAGGTTCGGCCGCTCGAGCGCCGGGTGCAGGAACGCCTGCGCGGTGCTCCAGCGGCGCCCGTTGCGCTGGGTCACCTGGAAGCGGCCGAAGCCGTCCTGGGTGGGCCCGTTGAAGTCGTCGTTGGCCGGGTGCCCGGCCTGCAGCGCCGCCTCGACGAGCGCCGTCGTCGCCGGGTTCAACGAGCGACCGTCCGAAACGGACAGCGGGCCGCCCGCGCCGTGGTACTCCGACGCGCCGCGCTCGTTGTCCTCCGAGCGCTTGAACAGCGGCAGCAGCTCGTCGTAGCTCCAGCCGGGCTGGTTCCAGCCGTCGTAGTCGATGCGGTTGTTGCGCAAGTACAGCATCGCGTTGATCGAGCTGGTGCCGCCGAGCACCTTGCCGCGCGGGTGGAAGATCCGCCGCCGGTTCAGCTGCTCTTCTTCGTGGGAGTCGTAGTCCCAGTCGACCCGGGTGCGGAACAGGTCGCCGAAGACGGCCGGGATGTGGATGTTCTCGACGTCGTCGTTGCCGCCCGCCTCGACCAGGGCGACCTTGACGTCGGGGTCCTCGGACAGCCGGGCCGCGAGCACGCAGCCCGCGGAGCCGGCGCCGACCACGATGTAGTCGTACATCAGCTGGCCTCCTTGATGAGGTCGGCGGCCTTCTCGCCGATCATGATGGCGGACGCGTTCGGGTTGCCCCGGCCGACGACCGGCATCACCGAGCAGTCGGCCACGCGCAGGCCGTCGACGCCCTGGACGCGCAGCTCGGCGTCGACGACCTCGCCGATCGCGCAGGTGCCCGCGGGGTGGAAGATCGAGTGGGTGTACCGGCGGAGGTAGGCCTTGAGGTCCTCGTCGGACTCCGACGCCGGCAGCTGGTAGAACGACTCGTGGAACGGCCGCAGGGCTTCCTGCTTGGCGATCTCCAGCGAGACCCGCAGCGCCCGCACGCCCGTCTCCAGGTCGGACTCCTCGGCGAAGAAGTTGTTGAGGATGCGCGGTTTCGCCGTCGGGTTGGTCGACTGCAGGGTGATGTTGCCCCGGCTCTCCGGCGTGATGAGCACCGGGCCGAGGGAAATCGCGTGCTCGTACGGGAAGGCGAGCCCGCTCTCCACGAACATCACCGGCGCCGCGAAGATCGCCGCGTCCGGGGCGGGCAGGTCCGGCAGGGTGCGGAAGTAGCCGCCGGCCTCCGGGCCGTTGCCGGTCAGCGGGCCGCGCTGCTCCTCCATGAACAACCGGAAGTTCTCCGGGGTGGCCGCCGCGGTCATGCTGATCGGCTGCGAGTGCACCGAAACCAGCGGCACCAGCGCGTGGTCGGAGAGGTTCTGGCCGACCTGCGGACTGTCGGCGACGACCGGGATCCCGAACGCCGAGAGCAGGCAGGACGGGCCGATGCCGGACAGCTGCAGCAGCTGCGGCGAGTTGTAGGCACCGGCCGAGAGGATGACCTCGCGCTCGGCGCGGATGTCCACCGGGGCGTCGTCGCCCTGCTGGCCGGTGACGCCGACCGCGCGGCCGTTCTCGATGATCACCTTGTGCGCGCGGAACTCCGTCAGCACGGTGAGGTTCGGCCGCCCCAGCGCCGGGCGCAGGAACGCCGCCGCGGTGCTCCACCGCCTGCCGTCGCGCTGGGTCAGCTGGAACTCGCCGAAGCCGTCGAGCTGGGCGCCGTTGAAGTCGTCAGTGGCCTTGTAACCGGCCTGGACGGCGGCCTCGACGAGCGCCACCGAGCTCGGGTTGTGCGAGCGGTTGTCCGAAACGGACAGCGGGCCGCCCTCGCCGTGGTACTCCGACGCGCCGCGCTCGTTGTCCTCGGACTTCTTGAAGTACGGCAGCACCTCGTCGAAGGACCAGCCCGGCTGGTTCCAGCCGTCGTAGTCGAGCTTCGTGCCGCGGACGTACAGCATCGCGTTCGTGGAGCTGGTGCCGCCCAGCACCTTGCCGCGCGGGAGGTAGAGCCGGCGGCCGCCGAGGTGCGGCTCCTCCGCCGTGTCGTAGTCCCAGTCGTAGCGGGTGCGGAACAGCTGGCTGAACGCCGCCGGGATGTGGATCTCCTCGGCGTCGTCCGGCGGTCCCGCCTCCAGCAGGGCCACCTTGACGTCGGGGTCCTCCGACAGCCGGGCCGCCAGCACGCACCCCGTCGAACCCGCGCCGACGATCACGTAGTCGTACATCTGCTCTCCAAGCTCCAGAAGGTCAATCGGGGTCGAGCTCGCTGCCGGAGCTCGGCGGGCGGGGCGGCGGGCTCGCGCCCGCCACCCCGCGGGGTCACCGCGGCGCGAGGGTGCCGTCCGGGCGCAGCCGAGAAACGACCTCGACGACCGCGGCGGTGGCCCGGCGCGCCTCCGCCTCGGTGAACACCAGCGGCGGCGCGAGCACGAAGTTGTGCCCGTACGGCCGCGCGATCACGCCGTGGGCCTTGCGCGTTTCGAACGCGACCGCCTCGACCTGCGACCAGTCCAGCGGGATGGTCGTCTCCTTGTCCGCGACGAGCTCGAGGGCGGCGAGGGTGCCCTCGATCCGGACGTCCCCGACGTTCGGCAGCTCCCGCGCCGGGGCCAGCCCCTCCTCGAACCAGCCCTGGATGCGCCGCGCGTTGTCGAGCAGGCCTTCGCGCTCGATGATGTCGAGCGTGGCCAGGCCGAGGGCGCAGGCGACCGGGTGGCCCTGGAACGTGTAGCCGTGGAAGAAGCCGCCGTCGCCGATGAGGGTGTCGGCGATGTCGTCGGTCATCAGGGTGGCCCCCAGCGGCGCGTAACCACCGGCGATGCCCTTGGCGGCGGTGATGATGTCCGCCTCCATGCCCTGGTTCGCCGACTCGAACCACGAGCCGATCCGGCCGAACGCCGTGACGACCTCGTCCGCGATGAGCAGGATCCCGTTCTTGCGCAGGACCTCGCGCACGCGCTTCCAGTACCCCGGCGGCGGGGCGAGGACGCCGCCGCCCGCCATGATCGGCTCGCCGATCATCGCCGCGATGTTGCCCGCGC is a window from the Amycolatopsis sp. cg9 genome containing:
- a CDS encoding aspartate aminotransferase family protein; this translates as MTTPGIPPLSAPASELEDLDRKHLVRSMHRGDITDRLVIVKGQGSTVWDARGNELLDAAGGGVWHSPLGHGRADLAEVAAKQIKEIEFFTSLLEFTNEKAIRLAERLAQLAPAGINRVAFSSGGSEAVETAIKAARLYHTRKGSPDRTWILARHYSFHGATYGSGTATGFPPMQAGVGPNLPHVEKLSPPYPYRAKQLYGDVDPTDFLVKELEDTIERIGAGNIAAMIGEPIMAGGGVLAPPPGYWKRVREVLRKNGILLIADEVVTAFGRIGSWFESANQGMEADIITAAKGIAGGYAPLGATLMTDDIADTLIGDGGFFHGYTFQGHPVACALGLATLDIIEREGLLDNARRIQGWFEEGLAPARELPNVGDVRIEGTLAALELVADKETTIPLDWSQVEAVAFETRKAHGVIARPYGHNFVLAPPLVFTEAEARRATAAVVEVVSRLRPDGTLAPR
- a CDS encoding GMC family oxidoreductase, whose protein sequence is MYDYIVVGAGSAGCVLAARLSEDPDVKVALVEAGGNDDVENIHIPAVFGDLFRTRVDWDYDSHEEEQLNRRRIFHPRGKVLGGTSSINAMLYLRNNRIDYDGWNQPGWSYDELLPLFKRSEDNERGASEYHGAGGPLSVSDGRSLNPATTALVEAALQAGHPANDDFNGPTQDGFGRFQVTQRNGRRWSTAQAFLHPALERPNLTLIKNYQVYRVLIENGRAIGVTGRQVDEELTLHAEREVILSAGAYNSPQLLLLSGVGPADQLRGLGMEVVLDHAEVGKNLQDHPLVPLIYEHSQPNSLLSAFEPESIRAFQEEGRGPLTSNGPEAGGYVRTQPGLPGPDVVYFSGPMEFADSGLTVPTRHAITFGPVLLTQRSRGQITLVAEDPTAKPKIEHRYFTAEGDIDVAVAGVRIGMDIARQPAFAKFNERLLNAPASDSDDDLREYVRRYTNSIFHGSGACGMGRVVDHELKVYGVEGLRVADVSVMPTVGRGAPNATAIVIGEKAADLVRGAQSTPLAKAS
- a CDS encoding GMC family oxidoreductase — its product is MYDYVIVGAGSTGCVLAARLSEDPDVKVALLEAGPPDDAEEIHIPAAFSQLFRTRYDWDYDTAEEPHLGGRRLYLPRGKVLGGTSSTNAMLYVRGTKLDYDGWNQPGWSFDEVLPYFKKSEDNERGASEYHGEGGPLSVSDNRSHNPSSVALVEAAVQAGYKATDDFNGAQLDGFGEFQLTQRDGRRWSTAAAFLRPALGRPNLTVLTEFRAHKVIIENGRAVGVTGQQGDDAPVDIRAEREVILSAGAYNSPQLLQLSGIGPSCLLSAFGIPVVADSPQVGQNLSDHALVPLVSVHSQPISMTAAATPENFRLFMEEQRGPLTGNGPEAGGYFRTLPDLPAPDAAIFAAPVMFVESGLAFPYEHAISLGPVLITPESRGNITLQSTNPTAKPRILNNFFAEESDLETGVRALRVSLEIAKQEALRPFHESFYQLPASESDEDLKAYLRRYTHSIFHPAGTCAIGEVVDAELRVQGVDGLRVADCSVMPVVGRGNPNASAIMIGEKAADLIKEAS